A stretch of DNA from Hydra vulgaris chromosome 03, alternate assembly HydraT2T_AEP:
taataattttaatgcattaacattaataaatttaatgcattaaCATATTAATGCATTACTTTACCATTGGCGTAGTATTAGCACGAggtaaaaacattgtaaaagattaataagcactcgttaatttatatttattttccccatcctttaaaatctttatttttaacatgcATCTTTTCCCTAAGCCTTCTAAAAATAACAGATTTATTTGGTCACTTGATTCTCCCCTTGACTACACTGGTAGTTTGGAAAACACGGTAGTTTCAAAACATGGTGAATAAATTTCGTACGAGCACGAATGAGTTAGGTGGTCTTCATCTCGTTACTAtgcttaaagtattttttatccttaaaaaataatactttaattagTTTCCAAAAAATAACAGATTGTTTAAATAGTTAGTTTTACTCGGTTTCTCAATTTCGTATTTTGGTTACATtcgtaacgataaagacagTGATTTGACAACGATGATAGCTAGCCATTTAATCTAGCGACAAGCCAGATATTTAAGCTAGCAACTAGCCAGCTATATAAGCTAACAACTAGCTAGCTATAAAAGCCAGTGACTTGCTTGCTATATAAGCTAACGGTTAGCTAGCTATATGAACTTACGCATACCTAGCTATATAAATTTACGACTAGATAGCGACAACTCGTAACGCTAAAGACAGCTACTTGACCACGAGGATCACTGGACAGATAAGATAAGTGACTAGCAAGCCATATAAGCTAactaaaacttgtaaaaataaatacagcAATTTGGCCGCGCGGATCGTTAGCTACGAACTAGTGACCAGTCATCATATGAAAAACAACCATTTACCTATAAGAATTGCTagcaatgtatatattttaataggcatttaaataaaattacttttataaaagatgaaatacgagatgtaaaaactgttttaattaaaaaaaaaaattctgtctGATTTCAATAGATtataaaatggattttttttttttaattatttctaaataactTTGCTtacataatgtttttaaaaaatatttattaaaaaattttcgacaaaaaaacatttttagggACAGCTTAAACATGTCTCTTAAAACATCTGTCAaaacattaagaaaaattaattttaacaaaaatatttcgtaaaaaaatgttatatttgtagacaatttttttagtacatgtttattttacaacttcaaagtatttacaagtaaccAATCACAGTTTGGCGGTAAAgaaatacaaatacataaatataaagttcGAAATAtacaaagcaaataaaaatatagttgcatACAACTCCGAgacatgatttaaataaataccaattacaacaatataataaCGTGTACGTAAAAATAATCTGAGAAATGTATCTCCATATTAttccaattaaaataaaaaatacattaaataaaaattaatttgctgATTTTTCGGAGGAGTGTTTAGATGTTTCACTATATGTTCATTTACCATATATCAAAATAATGTTAgtgtataaatatgataaaaaaagaaatttgtgtaAGATTGATAATAAGAATTACTTATTTGTAGTAATAGGAAGCTCGCAGAAGACTTAagtcagtcttgtcatcgagtatCTTTTTCAGAGACGtgcaatacacataaaaaatcagttgcatacgtggtatatatatatatatatgtgttacaTATATaccttgttattaatattatttttataatgaatttgtattaaaaattgagttattttttttttcaaatttaaataaattccttatagttgtttaatttgattattgtagtttttagctttatttttagaGAGTGTTCGATGTTTAAGTTTAATAGCGATTCGTTTCTGTaactaatttgttaaataaatagcgACCacaatatgtaattgagaatttTGAGAGTCTTGTTGTTTCAAAATCTTAAAGTTGCTTGTTGCTCttgtaatgtatttatttatattgttttttaaaagtgtgttgcaaaatgttctggaaccagacttagtttatatttaaacatgaaaagtatattttgaaaaatatttatttgaaatatatttagttgAGCGTGAGTAAACTTGTTTTAGTTGTATACTAGTCTTGAAGTTTTTGACGTAAGTAAAGTGGTTCTAATTTAGATTGTTGGGTACTGCCCCATGCTATATTTGCATACATGAGATAGCTATGtatgaatttttattcataCATAGCTATCTCGTGTATGCCAATAAAAGTAGAAAAGTTTTAGACTTTTTGTGACAAAAATGTTCTTGTCTTGAAAAGTAAACCTAtgttctttaatatttttaattttatgtagtTTATGTGGGGTTTCCAGGATATGTGTTCATCAATTAgaactcctaaaaactttatattcagAGCTCTTTTgatggttatattttctatattaattgtTGGTAGGTTCAggggtatttttttaatttgttgattaGAGTGGAATAgtatatactttgttttttctatattgagtgacagtttatttgatttaagcCATATACGAGGGTCACTATTTATATTTCGGGAATTGGCAACACTGATGTCATGTGAGTCCATCTGATGGCTCCATCGTAAAGTTTGACATTTTTGACGATATACGTACTCAGAACATTATGTCATGCGGAcgctatttatttattttatatttagtcaAAAGTTTCGCCtcggcaaaaaatttattgcacaAAAATGTTCACTGACTCGTGAACATTTTTGTGCGATAAATTTTTACGACTTTCGACGTGGATTATCACAACAAGAGTACGTCAATCAACTTAATTTGACTTTTGACGATGAAGCTCCATCAGAAGCAACTGTGTATTGTTGGTATAGTGAATTCAACTGTGGTCGTAGTTCGCTGTCCGACGAGTTTCGTGAAGGTCGTCCAAAATCTACTGTAGTGCCAGAAAACATCGATACTGTGCACGAAATGATTAAACAAGATCGTCATGTAACCTATTGTGAGATTGAGGCATCCCTAAGCATAAGTTTCACCAGCATATATGCAATTTTACATGAACACTTAGCTGTGCGAAAGTTGTGTTCGCGTTGGATCCCACATAATTTGACAATCGATCAAAAAAGGCTCGTGTTGATTGGTGCAAAGAAATGATTAAGAAATACAACCGCGGTGCTTCAAAAGAGGTTTATAAAATCTTGACAGGTAACAAATCATGGATATATTTGTATGAGCCCGAAAGTAAGCAGCAGTCGACTGTATGGGTGTTTCAAGATGAACCAAATCCAACAGAAGTTGTTTGCGCACGAAGCACTTCAAAGAAAATGGTGGtctattttttcgaaaaaactGGTCATATTGCAACAGTGCCTCTAGAGGATCGTAAAACAGTAAATTCTGAGTGGTACACAACCATCTGTTTGCCAGAAATTTTTGGTGaaataaggaaaataaacaaGAGACGTTGGATTGTTCTTCATCATGATAATGCAAACTCTCACACATCGGCTCAAACAAGAGACTATTTGAGCACTCAAAACATCGAATTGATGGGTCATCCACCGTACTGCCCTGATTTGGCACCCAATGATTTCTTTTTGTTCCTATCCGTGAAGAATAAACTGCGTGGTCAACAATTTTCATCGCCCGAAGAAGCTATTGAAGCGttcaaaaatcatgttttgGAGATACCTCATTCGGAATAGAATAAATGCTTTGAAAATTGGTATAACCGCATGCAAAAGCGTATCAATGGTCGTGGCGAGtactttgaaaaacaataaaaatatattcgaaGCTTAACTATTTGTTTTTGTTCCTGTTCCCGAAATGTAAATAGTGACCCTcgtattaattttttgagttcagcatttattttttcaaagaggTCTTCGATTGTCTTTGACGagtaaaatatgtttgtatcgtcggcaaacattatagttttaaaaatattagagttTTTTCTATCTATAATAACACACTGTTGTCTGTTATCAAGGTAgcttttaaaccaatttaaagcttaattttttataccatagtttttcatttttgttagtAAAATCTCATGGTTGACTGTGTCAAATGcctttgacaaatcaataaagagcctaatgtgaattttttttaaatgatctacTTATCTTATTTGAGAGGTCAAGGATTGCATGCTCAGTTAAGTGTAGCTTTTGAAAACTATATTGAccttttttgatgattttgttagtttttaaatattcacttaatttattatagattattcGTTCTAGAAGTTTTAAGAATACCGAAAGGATTGAGAATGGTctataattgtttaaagaatCGGTTTCTCCTGATTTATAGATTGGTATAATTTTAGAGATTTTTAGTTTATCAGGTACAATACCTGTTGTAACTGATGATAATTGATAAATTGGATTACGTATCTCCTCAAAAACATCTGACActactttgcaagagatatCATCGATTCCTGGGGACTTAATTTTAAGTGATTTAATAGCTATTTCAAGTTCGTCTTGAtttatttcattgaaatttaaagAGCAGTGTAAGCctgttaaattacttttaaatgtattatttgggCATTGAATTTTTGATGCAAGATCAGCACTAATGTTGGCAAAGTAGTTGTTAAATTCATTGGAAATATCTCGCCTGTTGTTTGATTCACTTTTCTTAATTATTACTCTAGAAggcattttgttaaaattagatttacttttaccaattatttcctttaaaatgTCCCATGTCTTTTTTGAGTctccattaaatttttgtatttgattagaataatacaaaattttatgtttttatttttatttttttaaataggtttttgtattgcttgtagAGGGATAGATTTGCTTCGcttcaattttttaagtattttacgtttaggttttgtttttgttttgaggatttcttatttcttttgttatccattgacaatttaaatattttcgttttatttctttttcttgaatTGGATAACATTTATCATATTGtaggataaaaaaatttataaagttaatgtaCGCAGAGTTTCTGTTTCATAGGTTACATTCTTGGTAGACCTTTTGCCGATTTGTTGCCGATAGCAAGTTCTAAAACTTTTGAGTAGACGTTTCATcgataattcttttataacatatgatttttgaattattaatttttgttaaattttgtgaCAAAGAGAAGTATATTGGAAAGTAATCTGAAATATCTGTTTTATTATTCCTGATTTTAGAGAAGGATCTTGTATTGAGTTTGTTAATATATTGTCAATAGCAGTAATAGATTTGGAAGTTACCCTGGTAGGTTTGTTGATAATGGGGAAGATATTAAGTTGAAACATGTCGtcaaagtaatttttagtaATCACATGCTTGTtgtacattaaaatatttatgtttatatctccaataatgaataactttttctgttctctattttttgtaattttatgtttcataaaattcaaaaatttacaagTGTCACCATCAGGTGGTCTGTAGCACGTAgaaactagaaagttttttgaGGCAGTGTTAATAACTTCCATTGTGAGAACCTCACTACCGCCATCAGAATTTGAAAGatcattttttatcttaatgtTTAGATCATTCCGTATATAATTCACAGTTCCTCATCCTCTTTTGCTAACTGATCTTtctatagaaaatattttatagtttggAATTTAGAGGTCAGAGTTTGTTTCTGCTGCTCCGTCAGAGAACCAAGTCTCTGTAAGCAGATCATACTGAAAGTATGTTTGCATTCAAggagaaagttttttaatttgtctataTTAATAAGTAAAGttcatatatttatgtgtattaccgtaaagttatttatagtggttttatgttcaaatttaaaattttgtatttcaaagTATGCAGAAACGGAGTATTTTTCGTTAAAAAAGCTAAAGTCGTTCTTATGATTGTGcggtaaatatttataagcaatttCTAACTTcaaca
This window harbors:
- the LOC136078770 gene encoding uncharacterized protein LOC136078770; this encodes MRTLFIYFIFSQKFRLGKKFIAQKCSLTREHFCAINFYDFRRGLSQQEYVNQLNLTFDDEAPSEATVYCWYSEFNCGRSSLSDEFREGRPKSTVVPENIDTVHEMIKQDRHVTYCEIEASLSISFTSIYAILHEHLAVRKLCSRWIPHNLTIDQKRLVLIGAKK